A genomic stretch from Cellulomonas sp. KRMCY2 includes:
- a CDS encoding AAA family ATPase produces MTGYRTDSPGLDAALAALVAVGRCAGLDDDQVAAEGAAFAATLAESAPGAPVAWAALVGPVDGSASQAFFDAAARGRRWRVGPTDHLARLVQAGSPHADTYVDALLGVATAACLLGTPTERVVENATRACGAQLGAVPGRSLSRLPPAAGPGAPGRPAPGSTAGAGGTIAAAAVAEGTASAPAAEEDPPPTRSVVELLAELDALVGLADVKREVHQQAAVLRMENLRAAHGLRTPAISRHLVFTGNPGTGKTTVARLVCGIYAALGMLAKGHLVEVDRSELVGQYLGETAVKTSKVVAGAIDGVLFIDEAYALAGDQYGRESVDTLVKEMEDHRDDLVVIVAGYPGPMETFVDSNPGLASRFRTTIEFADYTDAEIETILERLADAADFTPTPEFRTRFRELLAATPRGQGFGNGRFARNVLEGAIGRHAWRLRDVESPSADDLRLLLPHDLEDRPDDASPDTPPDSPGHDDRDPVPPAADTPDDPTPEGGVA; encoded by the coding sequence GTGACCGGGTACCGCACGGACTCGCCGGGGCTGGACGCGGCCCTGGCGGCGCTGGTCGCAGTCGGCCGGTGCGCCGGGCTCGACGACGACCAGGTAGCTGCCGAGGGGGCCGCGTTCGCCGCGACCCTTGCTGAGTCCGCTCCTGGTGCGCCCGTCGCGTGGGCCGCCCTCGTCGGGCCGGTCGATGGTTCGGCGTCGCAGGCGTTCTTCGACGCGGCCGCGCGCGGACGGCGCTGGCGTGTCGGCCCGACCGACCACCTGGCCCGCCTCGTCCAGGCCGGCTCGCCGCATGCGGACACCTATGTCGATGCATTGCTGGGCGTGGCCACGGCCGCATGCCTGCTCGGCACGCCCACCGAGCGGGTCGTGGAGAACGCGACCCGCGCGTGCGGCGCCCAGCTGGGTGCCGTCCCAGGTCGCAGCCTGTCGCGGCTCCCGCCGGCCGCAGGTCCCGGCGCTCCGGGCCGACCGGCACCCGGGAGCACGGCGGGCGCGGGCGGAACCATCGCCGCCGCCGCCGTCGCCGAAGGGACTGCGTCGGCCCCGGCCGCCGAGGAGGACCCGCCGCCCACCCGGTCGGTCGTCGAGCTCCTCGCCGAGCTCGACGCGCTCGTCGGGCTCGCCGACGTCAAGCGCGAGGTCCACCAGCAGGCCGCCGTCCTGCGGATGGAGAACCTGCGGGCCGCGCACGGCCTGCGGACGCCGGCGATCTCCCGCCACCTTGTCTTCACCGGCAACCCCGGCACGGGCAAGACGACCGTCGCCCGCCTGGTCTGCGGCATCTACGCCGCGCTCGGGATGCTCGCGAAGGGGCACCTGGTCGAGGTCGACCGGTCCGAGCTCGTCGGCCAGTACCTCGGCGAGACCGCCGTGAAGACGTCGAAGGTCGTCGCGGGTGCCATCGACGGCGTGCTCTTCATCGACGAGGCGTACGCCCTCGCAGGTGACCAGTACGGCCGCGAGTCGGTCGACACCCTGGTCAAGGAGATGGAGGACCACCGGGACGACCTGGTGGTCATCGTCGCCGGCTACCCGGGCCCGATGGAGACGTTCGTCGACAGCAATCCGGGCCTCGCCAGCCGGTTCCGCACGACGATCGAGTTCGCCGACTACACGGACGCCGAGATCGAGACGATCCTCGAGCGGCTCGCCGACGCCGCCGACTTCACACCGACCCCCGAGTTCCGCACGCGGTTCCGCGAGCTGCTGGCCGCGACGCCGCGTGGGCAGGGCTTCGGCAACGGGCGCTTCGCGCGCAACGTCCTCGAGGGCGCCATCGGCCGCCACGCGTGGCGGCTGCGCGATGTCGAGTCCCCGAGCGCCGACGACCTGCGCCTGCTGCTCCCGCACGACCTCGAGGACCGCCCGGACGACGCCAGCCCCGACACCCCGCCCGACAGCCCGGGGCACGACGACCGCGACCCCGTCCCGCCCGCGGCGGACACGCCTGACGACCCGACCCCTGAAGGAGGAGTCGCGTGA
- a CDS encoding toxic anion resistance protein: MTTEDPSSAGAHAVAPLAPPTPVEQPLVLTAPAPVTAVAATAAPAMAPAVAPGAVPGLDAKVDTYLASLLAAPASSPAFAAQAADVRTMGDRDIREAAESSNRLLQTPVKAIREGGLASGSKVGNTLLELRRTVEDLDPSGATGARKVLGLFPFGDKLTDYFRKYQSAQSHLNGIMHALRDGQDELRKDNVSLNMEKTALWAAMGRLNQYVYVAERLDARLAAAVADLEATDPDKARALRDDVLFYVRQKHQDLLTQLAVSIQNYLAIDILIRNNIELIKGVDRASTTTLSALRTAVIVSQALTNQKLVLDQITALNTTTSTLIERTSQMLKDNSAAIQEQAASATIGLPQLQAAFANIYATMDAIDTFKVEALDSMATTIGTLQTEVTKSQSYLDRARQHDEHAASGSLDLDDPGAAR; encoded by the coding sequence ATGACCACCGAAGACCCGTCGAGCGCCGGCGCGCACGCCGTCGCCCCCCTCGCACCACCGACGCCCGTCGAGCAGCCACTGGTCCTCACCGCGCCGGCACCTGTCACCGCCGTCGCCGCGACCGCGGCTCCGGCCATGGCGCCCGCGGTCGCCCCCGGCGCGGTCCCTGGCCTCGACGCCAAGGTCGACACCTACCTGGCGTCGCTGCTCGCTGCGCCCGCCAGCTCGCCCGCGTTCGCGGCGCAGGCCGCGGACGTGCGCACCATGGGCGACCGGGACATCCGGGAGGCGGCCGAGTCGTCCAACCGCCTGCTGCAGACGCCGGTCAAGGCGATTCGCGAGGGCGGCCTGGCGTCGGGGTCCAAGGTCGGGAACACGCTCCTCGAACTGCGCCGGACGGTGGAGGATCTCGACCCGTCCGGCGCGACCGGAGCCCGCAAGGTCCTTGGCCTCTTCCCGTTCGGCGACAAGCTCACCGACTACTTCCGCAAGTACCAGTCCGCCCAGTCGCATCTCAACGGGATCATGCACGCGCTCCGCGACGGCCAGGACGAGCTCCGCAAGGACAACGTCTCGCTGAACATGGAGAAGACGGCGCTCTGGGCCGCGATGGGTCGGCTCAACCAGTACGTCTACGTCGCCGAGCGCCTCGACGCGCGCCTGGCCGCGGCCGTCGCCGACCTCGAGGCGACGGACCCCGACAAGGCCCGTGCGCTGCGCGACGACGTCCTGTTCTACGTCCGCCAGAAGCACCAGGACCTGCTCACCCAGCTCGCGGTGTCGATCCAGAACTACCTCGCGATCGACATCCTCATCCGCAACAACATCGAGCTCATCAAGGGCGTCGACCGCGCGTCGACGACGACCCTGTCGGCGTTGCGCACGGCCGTCATCGTCTCGCAAGCCCTGACGAACCAGAAGCTCGTCCTCGACCAGATCACCGCGCTGAACACGACGACGTCGACCCTCATCGAGCGCACGTCGCAGATGCTCAAGGACAACTCCGCCGCGATCCAGGAGCAAGCGGCGTCAGCCACCATCGGGCTGCCCCAGCTCCAGGCCGCGTTCGCGAACATCTACGCGACGATGGACGCCATCGACACGTTCAAGGTGGAGGCGCTGGACTCGATGGCGACGACGATCGGGACGCTCCAGACCGAGGTCACCAAGTCGCAGTCCTACCTGGATCGGGCGCGCCAGCACGACGAGCATGCGGCGTCCGGCAGCCTCGACCTCGACGATCCGGGAGCCGCCAGATGA
- a CDS encoding potassium transporter Kup, which produces MPSTSRRASAVVGSAGGHRGGLTLGLGALGVVFGDIGTSPLYAMQAVFSIGQHSVEPTRDDVLGVISMVLWSITIVVSFKYVALAMRADNEGEGGILALVALLRDRLAGRPRALGAVLLLGMIGAALFYGDSVITPAISVMSAVEGIGVVDPRLESLVLPVSVVILTVLFLVQRWGTEAVGRVFGPVMTVWFVTLAALGLPHVLRAPEILQSVSPTYALAFVAGHPWQAFLAMGAVVLTITGAEALYADMGHFGARAIRSAWWVAVFPALAINYLGQGALILVDPQAAASPFFSLAPTWARLPLVVLATVATVIASQAVISGAFSVSRQAVRLGMLPRLTVRHTSREEGGQIYVPVVNWSLFAGVLVLVAAFQSSERLATAYGLAVTGTLLLTSALFLLLAHTVWRVAVWKLVVFVAVVGTLELVFLAANLTKVVSGGWLPLVIAVVVVTMMTTWRAGAAVLREQERELGGPLDLFVAILRDGRVARVPGVAIYPHPNSTTTPLALRSNVDFNQVVHEHVVLVRIVNENVPHVRHVDRVTVEDIGHDGVGIVAVSIRVGFTDSQDVPRGLALAFGQHPLLPFDLDSAHYFLSVTTIHAAPWSLRTWRTRLFIWMAHNAADRTEVFHLPPERTVLMGAHIDL; this is translated from the coding sequence GTGCCCTCGACATCGCGACGCGCATCGGCGGTGGTCGGTTCGGCCGGCGGCCACCGCGGCGGGCTCACCCTCGGTCTGGGAGCCCTCGGTGTCGTGTTCGGCGACATCGGGACCAGCCCGCTCTACGCGATGCAGGCCGTGTTCAGCATCGGGCAGCACTCCGTCGAGCCGACCCGTGACGACGTCCTCGGCGTCATCTCGATGGTGCTCTGGTCCATCACGATCGTCGTCTCGTTCAAGTACGTCGCACTGGCGATGCGCGCCGACAACGAGGGCGAGGGCGGCATCCTCGCGTTGGTTGCGCTCCTTCGGGACCGCCTCGCCGGCCGTCCGCGGGCGCTGGGCGCGGTGCTGCTGCTCGGCATGATCGGTGCGGCGCTCTTCTACGGCGACAGCGTCATCACGCCGGCGATCTCGGTGATGTCCGCGGTCGAAGGCATCGGTGTGGTCGACCCGCGGCTCGAGAGCCTCGTGCTGCCCGTGTCCGTGGTGATCCTCACGGTCCTGTTCCTCGTCCAGCGGTGGGGGACCGAGGCGGTCGGGCGGGTGTTCGGGCCGGTGATGACGGTGTGGTTCGTCACGCTGGCAGCGCTCGGGCTGCCGCATGTGCTGCGCGCTCCCGAGATCCTGCAGTCCGTGTCCCCGACCTACGCGCTCGCGTTCGTCGCCGGCCACCCGTGGCAGGCGTTCCTGGCGATGGGCGCCGTCGTGCTGACCATCACCGGCGCCGAGGCGCTGTACGCGGACATGGGCCACTTCGGGGCGCGGGCCATCCGCTCGGCCTGGTGGGTGGCGGTGTTCCCCGCTCTGGCCATCAACTACCTCGGCCAGGGCGCGCTCATCCTCGTCGACCCGCAGGCGGCCGCCAGCCCGTTCTTCTCCCTCGCGCCCACGTGGGCGCGGCTGCCTCTGGTCGTCCTGGCGACCGTGGCGACCGTCATCGCCTCCCAGGCGGTGATCTCCGGCGCCTTCTCCGTGTCCCGCCAGGCGGTGCGGCTCGGGATGCTGCCCCGACTGACCGTGCGGCACACCTCTCGCGAGGAGGGCGGTCAGATCTACGTGCCGGTCGTCAACTGGAGCCTGTTCGCCGGCGTGCTCGTCCTGGTCGCCGCGTTCCAGAGCTCCGAACGACTCGCGACCGCCTACGGCCTGGCCGTCACCGGCACGCTGCTCCTGACCAGTGCGCTGTTCCTCCTCCTGGCACACACGGTCTGGCGGGTCGCGGTCTGGAAGCTCGTCGTCTTCGTCGCCGTGGTCGGCACCCTCGAGCTGGTCTTCCTCGCCGCGAACCTCACCAAGGTGGTGAGCGGCGGGTGGCTGCCACTGGTCATCGCCGTCGTCGTGGTCACGATGATGACGACCTGGAGAGCCGGGGCCGCGGTGCTGCGGGAGCAGGAGCGCGAGCTGGGCGGGCCGCTCGACCTGTTCGTCGCGATCCTCCGGGACGGTCGCGTGGCGCGGGTCCCCGGCGTTGCGATCTACCCGCACCCGAACTCGACCACGACCCCGCTCGCACTGCGCTCGAACGTCGACTTCAACCAGGTCGTCCACGAGCACGTCGTCCTGGTCCGGATCGTCAACGAGAACGTGCCGCACGTCCGGCACGTCGACCGGGTGACGGTCGAGGACATCGGCCACGACGGCGTCGGCATCGTCGCGGTCTCCATCCGGGTCGGCTTCACCGACAGCCAGGACGTCCCGCGCGGACTCGCCCTTGCCTTCGGGCAGCACCCGCTGCTCCCGTTCGACCTCGACTCGGCGCACTACTTCCTGTCGGTCACCACCATCCATGCCGCCCCGTGGAGTTTGCGGACCTGGCGTACCCGGCTGTTCATCTGGATGGCCCACAACGCTGCCGACCGCACCGAGGTGTTCCACCTGCCGCCCGAGCGCACCGTGCTCATGGGCGCCCACATCGACCTGTGA
- a CDS encoding class II aldolase/adducin family protein gives MPLHEPFPELDELLASMGAGGTRISEIDASEAGAGNISVYVGWDIELRRRFPEQSELVLPLPAPALAGRSLLVTGSGRRLRQIHEDPLANVGAVRIHDDGLTATLFTSPRRLFEKLTSEFNSHLAVHQDQVARRGVDFQAVVHAQPPHLTYLSHIPAYRDTATMNRKILRWEPESIVALSQGVGVLPFLVPGSEGMMAANVEGLRDFEIVIWSKHGVMSRSDLSVTRAVDRIEYAETGAHYEYMDIVAGGRAEGLTQAEITSVADEFSIDSPWV, from the coding sequence ATGCCCCTTCATGAGCCCTTCCCCGAGCTTGACGAGCTGCTCGCCTCCATGGGCGCCGGCGGGACCAGGATCAGCGAGATCGACGCCAGCGAGGCCGGTGCCGGCAACATCTCGGTCTACGTCGGCTGGGACATCGAGCTGCGCCGCCGGTTCCCGGAGCAGTCGGAGCTCGTCCTGCCGCTCCCGGCCCCGGCGCTGGCCGGCCGATCGCTGCTGGTGACCGGCTCCGGCCGCCGCCTTCGCCAGATCCACGAGGACCCGCTGGCGAACGTCGGCGCCGTGCGCATCCACGACGACGGCCTCACCGCGACGCTGTTCACCTCCCCGCGGCGCCTGTTCGAGAAGCTGACGTCGGAGTTCAACTCCCACCTGGCCGTGCACCAGGACCAGGTGGCCCGCCGCGGGGTGGACTTCCAGGCCGTCGTGCACGCCCAGCCGCCGCACCTGACCTACCTCTCGCACATCCCCGCCTACCGGGACACCGCCACGATGAACAGGAAGATCCTGCGCTGGGAGCCGGAGAGCATCGTGGCCCTGTCCCAGGGCGTCGGGGTGCTGCCGTTCCTGGTGCCCGGCTCCGAGGGGATGATGGCGGCCAACGTCGAGGGCCTGCGGGACTTCGAGATCGTCATCTGGTCCAAGCACGGCGTGATGTCCCGCTCCGACCTGTCGGTGACCCGGGCCGTCGACCGGATCGAGTACGCCGAGACGGGGGCGCACTACGAGTACATGGACATCGTCGCCGGCGGTCGCGCCGAAGGCCTGACCCAGGCCGAGATCACGTCCGTCGCGGACGAGTTCTCGATCGACTCACCCTGGGTCTGA
- a CDS encoding rhamnulokinase family protein: MNDATGTYAAVDLGASSGRVVVGRLAAGRLSTTDVARFANEPVRVPAGGRSTLHWDVLALWRGALDGLRVAGREHGPVRSVGIDTWAVDHGLLDADGVLLGNPVHYRDERTIGVPSRLFAHLPESELYATTGVQLQPFNTVFQLGAAAGTAQLAAARRLLMLPDLLGSWLSGVEVTEMTNASTTALLDVTSRTWSARVLAALAAATGAEVAGLLAPLVEPGTVLGPLRPGFAAELGLAATELVAVGSHDTASAVAAVPMEPSRAAYISSGTWSLVGVELDAPVLTEASRAANFTNELGVDGTVRYLRNVAGLWLLSESMRTWVDEGRPQDLAELVAAAADVPSLACVIDVDDPALIPPGDMPARIAAAARRAGRRPPADPASTVRCILDSLALAYRRAVRQAAVLSDREISVVHVVGGGSRNGLLCRLTADATGLPVVAGPAECTAIGNLLVQAWAGGALVGGLPAIREVVVASSELTRWEPTGSEAAWDAAERTLWP; the protein is encoded by the coding sequence ATGAACGATGCGACCGGCACCTACGCCGCGGTCGACCTCGGCGCGTCCAGCGGGCGGGTCGTGGTCGGACGGCTCGCGGCTGGTCGGCTCAGCACGACAGACGTCGCGCGGTTCGCCAACGAGCCGGTCCGGGTGCCGGCAGGCGGGCGGAGCACGTTGCACTGGGACGTGCTGGCCCTGTGGCGCGGTGCCCTGGACGGGCTCCGGGTCGCCGGTCGCGAGCACGGTCCGGTCCGCTCGGTCGGCATCGACACCTGGGCGGTGGACCACGGACTGCTCGACGCCGACGGCGTGCTGCTGGGCAACCCGGTGCACTACCGCGACGAGCGCACGATCGGGGTGCCGTCCCGTCTGTTCGCCCACCTCCCGGAGTCGGAGCTCTATGCCACGACCGGCGTCCAGCTCCAGCCGTTCAACACCGTCTTCCAGCTCGGCGCCGCGGCCGGGACGGCACAGCTCGCTGCGGCCCGCCGCCTGCTGATGCTCCCCGACCTCCTCGGCAGCTGGCTGTCCGGGGTCGAGGTGACCGAGATGACGAACGCCTCGACGACCGCCCTGCTCGACGTGACGAGCCGCACCTGGAGCGCGAGGGTCCTGGCCGCTCTGGCCGCAGCCACCGGTGCCGAGGTGGCAGGGCTCCTGGCGCCGCTGGTCGAACCGGGGACCGTGCTCGGCCCGCTGCGTCCCGGCTTCGCCGCCGAGCTCGGCCTGGCCGCGACGGAGCTGGTCGCCGTCGGCTCGCACGACACCGCCTCGGCGGTCGCGGCCGTGCCGATGGAGCCCTCGAGGGCGGCGTACATCTCCTCGGGCACCTGGTCCCTGGTCGGCGTCGAGCTCGACGCACCTGTGCTGACCGAGGCGAGCCGTGCGGCCAACTTCACCAACGAGCTCGGTGTCGACGGCACCGTGCGCTACCTGCGCAACGTCGCCGGCCTGTGGCTGCTGTCGGAGTCGATGCGTACCTGGGTCGACGAGGGCAGGCCGCAGGACCTCGCGGAGCTGGTCGCCGCTGCCGCGGACGTCCCGTCCCTGGCCTGCGTCATCGACGTCGACGACCCGGCACTCATCCCGCCCGGCGACATGCCGGCCCGGATCGCTGCCGCCGCGCGCCGGGCCGGTCGGCGCCCTCCCGCAGACCCGGCATCGACGGTCCGCTGCATCCTGGACTCGCTCGCCCTGGCCTATCGGCGTGCCGTGCGCCAGGCCGCCGTGCTGTCCGACCGCGAGATCTCGGTCGTGCACGTGGTCGGCGGCGGGTCACGCAACGGGCTGCTCTGCCGCCTCACGGCCGACGCGACCGGGCTGCCCGTGGTCGCGGGACCGGCCGAGTGCACGGCGATCGGCAACCTGCTGGTCCAGGCGTGGGCCGGTGGTGCCCTGGTGGGCGGGCTGCCCGCCATCCGCGAGGTCGTCGTGGCCTCGTCCGAGCTGACCCGGTGGGAACCCACCGGGAGCGAGGCGGCGTGGGACGCGGCCGAGCGCACCCTGTGGCCCTGA
- the rhaI gene encoding L-rhamnose isomerase yields the protein MDIDQQTLAPLDHLAIEVPSWAYGNSGTRFRVFGSPGTPRTVQEKIADAAQVHALTGLSPSIALHIPWDKVDDYAALRAFAEDLGLRLGTVNSNTFQDEAYKFGSLASLDAAVRRKAIDHHLECLEIMAATGSRDLKIWLADGTNYPGQSDLRRRQDVLASSLAEIYAQVGDEQRMVLEYKFFEPAFYHMDVPDWGTSYVHVAALGERALVCLDTGHHAPGTNIEFIVAQLLRLGKLGSFDFNSRFYADDDLIVGAADPFQLFRIIVEVARGGGLDPANGVALMLDQCHNIEDKIPGQIRSVLNVQEMVARALLLDRPALDAAQEANDVLGANAVFMDAFYTDVRPALAAWRQERGLPADPMAAFAGSGYLQRVADERAGGAQAGWGA from the coding sequence GTGGACATCGACCAGCAGACCCTCGCGCCCCTCGACCACCTCGCCATCGAGGTGCCCTCCTGGGCGTACGGCAACTCGGGCACCAGGTTCCGGGTGTTCGGCAGCCCGGGCACACCGCGCACGGTCCAGGAGAAGATCGCCGACGCGGCCCAGGTCCACGCCCTGACGGGTCTGTCGCCGAGCATCGCCCTGCACATCCCGTGGGACAAGGTCGACGACTACGCGGCCCTGCGGGCGTTCGCCGAGGACCTCGGGCTCCGGCTGGGGACCGTGAACTCGAACACCTTCCAGGACGAGGCGTACAAGTTCGGCTCGCTGGCCTCGCTGGACGCGGCGGTTCGGCGCAAGGCGATCGACCACCACCTCGAGTGCCTCGAGATCATGGCTGCGACCGGGTCGCGGGACCTGAAGATCTGGCTGGCCGACGGGACGAACTACCCGGGCCAGTCCGACCTGCGGCGACGCCAGGACGTCCTGGCGTCCTCGCTCGCGGAGATCTATGCCCAGGTGGGCGACGAGCAGCGCATGGTCCTGGAGTACAAGTTCTTCGAGCCGGCGTTCTACCACATGGACGTCCCGGACTGGGGTACGTCGTACGTGCACGTGGCCGCGCTCGGGGAGCGGGCGCTGGTGTGCCTGGACACCGGCCACCACGCCCCCGGCACCAACATCGAGTTCATCGTGGCCCAGCTGCTGCGCCTGGGGAAGCTGGGCTCGTTCGACTTCAACTCCCGCTTCTACGCCGACGACGACCTCATCGTGGGGGCGGCCGACCCGTTCCAGCTGTTCCGGATCATCGTCGAGGTGGCCCGCGGCGGTGGCCTCGACCCGGCCAACGGCGTTGCGCTGATGCTCGACCAGTGCCACAACATCGAGGACAAGATCCCGGGGCAGATCCGCTCGGTGCTCAACGTCCAGGAGATGGTCGCCCGAGCACTGCTGCTCGACCGCCCCGCTCTGGACGCTGCGCAGGAGGCCAACGACGTGCTGGGCGCGAACGCCGTGTTCATGGACGCGTTCTACACCGACGTCCGACCGGCCCTGGCTGCGTGGCGGCAGGAACGAGGTCTTCCGGCCGACCCGATGGCCGCGTTCGCCGGCAGCGGCTACCTGCAGAGGGTCGCCGACGAGCGCGCCGGGGGTGCGCAGGCCGGCTGGGGCGCCTGA
- a CDS encoding L-rhamnose mutarotase, translating into MHRVCFQLQVRPERLAEYRRRHAAVWPEMLRALRDTGWHNYSLFVRPDGLLIGYFETPSLDAARAGMAATEVNARWQAEMAPFFVGLDDTSPDAGFLELDEVFHLEDQLTGIDGSAPITSELV; encoded by the coding sequence ATGCACCGCGTCTGCTTCCAGCTCCAGGTCCGTCCTGAGCGTCTGGCGGAGTACCGCCGCCGGCACGCCGCCGTCTGGCCGGAGATGCTGCGCGCCCTGCGCGACACGGGCTGGCACAACTACTCGCTGTTCGTCCGGCCTGACGGCCTGCTCATCGGCTACTTCGAGACGCCATCGCTGGACGCGGCCCGAGCGGGGATGGCAGCGACCGAGGTCAACGCCCGGTGGCAGGCCGAGATGGCGCCCTTCTTCGTCGGCCTGGACGACACCTCGCCCGACGCCGGCTTCCTCGAGCTCGACGAGGTGTTCCACCTCGAGGACCAGCTCACGGGCATCGACGGATCTGCACCCATCACCTCCGAACTCGTCTGA
- the rhaS gene encoding rhamnose ABC transporter substrate-binding protein, whose protein sequence is MKLTSSRRRTTAKAAALALTITMVAAGCSGADEEEPAGASGDEAGSYDIAFLPKNLGNPYFEASDAAAQSAVEGFGGTFKEVGPTEATADGQVTYINTLTQQAVDAIVLSANDTNALCDSLKEARDAGVHVVTFDSDVEVSCREMYIQASSAELIAQKEIDIIAEQIGGAGQIAILSATANATNQNSWIEVMKTYLASDYPDIELVEVVYGDDDDQTSYDKTEALLSTYPDLKGIVSPTTVGIAAAARYLSTSEFKGTVALTGLGTPNDMRDYIADGTVTSFALWNPEDLGILAAFAAKALVDGDITGAEGDTFTAEGLSSGVTDFTVGADGVVVLGDPFVFDESNIADFNY, encoded by the coding sequence ATGAAGTTGACGTCTTCACGGCGCAGGACGACGGCCAAGGCCGCGGCCCTGGCGCTCACGATCACCATGGTCGCGGCCGGCTGCTCCGGCGCCGACGAGGAGGAGCCCGCCGGGGCCTCGGGCGACGAGGCGGGGAGCTACGACATCGCCTTCCTGCCCAAGAACCTCGGGAACCCCTACTTCGAGGCGTCGGACGCCGCTGCCCAGTCGGCCGTCGAGGGCTTCGGCGGCACGTTCAAGGAGGTCGGCCCGACCGAGGCGACCGCTGACGGGCAGGTCACCTACATCAACACGCTGACCCAGCAGGCCGTCGACGCGATCGTGCTCTCGGCCAACGACACCAACGCGCTGTGCGACTCGCTCAAGGAGGCGCGCGACGCGGGCGTGCACGTCGTGACGTTCGACTCCGACGTCGAGGTCTCGTGCCGCGAGATGTACATCCAGGCCTCCAGCGCCGAGCTGATCGCTCAGAAGGAGATCGACATCATCGCCGAGCAGATCGGCGGCGCCGGTCAGATCGCGATCCTCTCGGCCACGGCCAACGCGACGAACCAGAACTCCTGGATCGAGGTCATGAAGACCTACCTCGCGTCCGACTACCCGGACATCGAGCTGGTCGAGGTCGTCTACGGCGACGACGACGACCAGACGTCCTACGACAAGACCGAGGCGCTGCTCTCGACCTACCCCGACCTCAAGGGGATCGTCTCGCCGACCACCGTCGGGATCGCCGCCGCCGCCCGCTACCTGTCCACGTCCGAGTTCAAGGGCACGGTGGCGCTCACGGGCCTGGGCACGCCGAACGACATGCGCGACTACATCGCGGACGGCACCGTCACGTCGTTCGCGCTGTGGAACCCCGAGGACCTGGGCATCCTGGCCGCCTTCGCCGCCAAGGCCCTGGTCGACGGCGACATCACCGGCGCCGAGGGCGACACCTTCACTGCCGAGGGGTTGAGCAGCGGGGTGACCGACTTCACCGTCGGCGCGGACGGCGTCGTGGTCCTCGGCGACCCGTTCGTCTTCGACGAGAGCAACATCGCCGACTTCAACTACTGA
- a CDS encoding ABC transporter permease encodes MSATDTGVDTGTQVRTSPAAPARAVRLRRLLLGRDAAVFAVLAVVWLVGSAAVENFNTPSTVYYLLLDIFPILLIALPMTMVIITSEIDLSVGSMVGLSSVVVGVLFDRGVPVGVAALVALVVGVVGGALNGFLVTVVGLPSLAVTIGTLALFRGIAVGLLGTTAITGFPQGAKDLVSDRLLGPGTALPGVVLLFVVLAVVFVVLLHFTPAGRATYAIGLNDEAAHFSGIDVGRVKFWLLVATGAVSSLAGIYWTLRYDSARGDNAMGLELSVVAAVLVGGVSIFGGRGALPGVVAGALVIGALRSALRLADVSSDVINVATGLLLVITVIVPSVLAALRRIWQRRSATSAA; translated from the coding sequence GTGAGCGCCACCGACACCGGCGTCGACACCGGGACCCAGGTCCGGACCTCACCGGCGGCGCCGGCCCGGGCGGTGCGGCTGCGGCGGCTCCTGCTCGGCCGGGACGCAGCGGTCTTCGCCGTGCTCGCCGTGGTCTGGCTGGTCGGCTCGGCGGCGGTGGAGAACTTCAACACCCCGAGCACCGTCTACTACCTGCTCCTGGACATCTTCCCGATCCTGCTCATCGCCCTGCCGATGACCATGGTCATCATCACCTCGGAGATCGACCTGTCGGTCGGGAGCATGGTCGGGCTGAGCAGCGTGGTGGTCGGAGTCCTGTTCGACCGGGGCGTCCCGGTCGGTGTCGCCGCCCTCGTCGCGCTGGTCGTCGGGGTCGTCGGCGGTGCCCTGAACGGGTTCCTCGTGACAGTGGTCGGCCTGCCGTCGCTCGCGGTGACCATCGGCACGCTGGCCCTGTTCCGGGGCATCGCGGTCGGGCTCCTGGGCACCACGGCGATCACCGGGTTCCCGCAGGGCGCCAAGGACCTGGTCTCCGACCGCCTCCTCGGCCCCGGCACGGCCCTGCCCGGCGTCGTCCTGCTGTTCGTCGTGCTCGCGGTGGTCTTCGTCGTCCTCCTGCATTTCACCCCGGCGGGTCGCGCGACCTACGCGATCGGCCTGAACGACGAGGCCGCCCACTTCTCGGGGATCGACGTCGGCCGGGTCAAGTTCTGGCTCCTGGTGGCCACGGGCGCGGTCTCGTCCCTCGCGGGGATCTACTGGACCCTGCGCTACGACTCGGCGCGCGGCGACAACGCCATGGGCCTGGAGCTCTCGGTCGTCGCTGCGGTGCTCGTCGGCGGGGTCTCCATCTTCGGCGGCAGGGGCGCCCTGCCGGGTGTCGTCGCCGGCGCCCTGGTCATCGGCGCGCTGCGCAGCGCCCTGCGGCTCGCCGACGTCTCGTCCGACGTGATCAACGTCGCCACCGGGCTTCTCCTGGTCATCACCGTCATCGTCCCGAGCGTCCTGGCAGCCCTGCGCAGGATCTGGCAACGCCGCTCGGCGACGTCCGCCGCGTGA